The DNA segment CCAGCATTCAGACAGATCCAGCGCAGATGACGCTTACAGCAGGCAGAATGAACGGAACTGAACCCGAGACCACCTGAATGTATATGGCTCTTGCGTCCTCCCAATAGTGTTCAGAAAAAACTAAGACGCCACACATGCAAATGTAGTAAAGATACATCACCAAGCAAGTTTGCAAGCTtgcatgtgaaaacaaaataatatcagGGCACACAATGATCGAAAGCCGCTTATGTAAACGTTGAATTTAAACAGAGGAACAATTTGGAAACGGATCCCTGGCAGCCAAACCTTTCCCTAAGTGCTGCCTAGGAAGTGATGGATGCCAGTCGCAAGAAACAGCTGCCAACATTAAAGACAATGAACCAACAATAACACAACCACAACAATAGGCTATAAAGACAAGTAGCACAAAGTTCAGCGCTGAATTaactcaaaaacaaaccacagagaTCTTTAGGATTCAGTGCGTCTATTTTTGCCATCGGCAACGATTCACTACCGAAATTCTTGTttttgccaagtttgtttctcAGAGAAATTGCATAGGAAATAGCTGTGTAACCCAGAAATGAGTGGGGACGGTGCAATAGTCACCTGAATCGCACAAGATTATTTTGAAGATGGCACAGTGTTTCAATTCTAAATTTtccctttttgctttttggTCGTCAGTGATGTCCACATGCAAAGCGACAGTATATTAGTTAAGAATAGTTAAGAGTAATCCTGATTCAGGAAACTTAAGAATAGTTTCCTGAATCAGGATCCATTGGTTCTGCATTTAAATCACCAACATGGTCGACCCTAGCACACTCTAGACAACCAATCCTGGTAGAATGTGCAGACATAGTAACCCAACAATGATCCAATTCTAATATGTTTGTTCCAGGTCCAAGATCACATGACAATAGCTGATAATTTGGGGAATTTTAGTGGCACTCGGACTGTTCAGGGGGAGTGTAGAAAACTGCACAACCACATGTAGAGGGAGgtgcagctgcagaatataTTGGACCTTTATAAGGTCTTATTGTTTAGACCCGTTGTCTTGTATTGTTTTCCAATTTTGTGGTCCCAACATGCGTCCCAACATCCCAGCAACTGTATGACAACAGAAATCCCAAGAATTATTCAATGTAGTGTGTTGAACAGGTGAGTGACCTGATCCTTAGATCCCCAGTGTAGTTCCTAAAATACAGGGGCATCGAGTATATATATTCAATTGTACATTTGACTGAATATACATACTCGATATTCAAAATGTATATTCAATCGAGAGCCCATAACAGGAAAGCATCCTCCAAACAGAATGCAATAAAAACAGTTTTCCCTTCTatttcaaaactttattttactgttaattcatttttttctttggtaatGAATTtttcataattattatttatcattatttagagaaaacatttttttcagattcaaacGACCCTTTTTATCCCGTAAACTCTGAATAAACTCCTGTTGGATCGTGCATTTACCACGGATTGGCCAGCTCATGTTTGAGTGTGACGAACTGACATATCTCAGCAAAGTACTGAGctgttttaacacatattttctgtccttttcatACACTCTGCTTCCTTCTTTTGCTGTTTTCTTGCATTGTGTCCATTGGGGTTTGAGTCACTAACGGGAAGCAGCTGGGAATATGACTGCAAGGGAAAATATCCAGGACTTTTCAAGGAAATACTTGCAACTTGCAGTAAACTCCAAAAAGTCCCTGGGTCTTCGAACTTGTACTGGCTCACTATTTTATTAAATCAGAAGATACTCTGCTTCTAAAATCAAATCGATGAGAAAATCCCCAAACCTGCGATACATCGTATGTAATGTCTGCTGGCACGCCGGCGCTCCACAGCTTCTGGACCACGTTGATGGCCTTGGACAGTGATGAATGACCCACAGGGACCACCAGCGCGTCGCAGGAGCTCACGGACGGCTGGAGACAGAGCGCATTTTTAATCCGAGCGGTTGCCAGGTAGACTTCAGCCTGGCTAGTATCGTCGTCATCAGTGGTACTTCATCATTTTGTCAGGCTGACaaacttaagaaaaaaaaaaaacttgactaaAACTTAAAAACTCACCGGTTCCTCCATGCTGGCAACAGCGGCGCAGACTTTGTCAAGAGCTACACTGGCGCCGACGGCAGAAGGAAGCGGGACTGAGGAAGCTGGGCCTCGGAATTCCAGGATCTGTGACAACAGATTGTAATGAATTTGACAGCTCCAAACGTCCAAACATGAAAAGACATTGATCATCCCTGTGTGCTTTTACCAAATGATCATATCGGCCTCCTGCAGCCACTATGTCTGGTACCGTCCGCTTGCGCTTCTTGATGAAGGCCACAAACTGGAAAATGACTCCAGAGTGATGCAGCACTTTGTAGACCAAACCCAGGTTCACCACGACCTGTCGAACAGGCGAGTTAAACAGGTCTTGTTTAACTTGTTGCAAGTGACACCAACTAACCTGCATCTTGAGCCCCAGTTGTGGCAGCAACACCATGAGCTCCTCCAGGTCCTTGAGGCCCTGCTTGGCCAGCTGGGTGACGGCTGTCTTCTGTTTGGTGAGCGATGTGAGAAGTGGCGCCAGCTCCTGCAGCGTCCCCTTCTGCTCTATGTACTTGAACAAGGTCTGCAGCTACAAGAGCCACCGCAGAGATTAGGAGGGTCACCTCGCAGCTCAGTGCTACATGGTCACTTACGCTGTTGGTCGACAGGGAACAGTTGCAGAACTTTGCTTCCACTTCACGTTTGGTCAGCTTCTCACTctgaagaaaatacaaatacatcACTTACACAGAACATGAAGAAGTTATTATCTTGTTATTACAGGGTTAAATGGTGTAAGGTGTGGTTATAATTAATTTATTGCAGTCAATCACAATTTATATTTtgttcagaaaaaataaaactgattcatttttatctataataaaaaaaatctctcaaatCCCAGCTCTATTTATTACagcttttaaatatatttaatttattaaaaacataAGATTTATCAAGTTAAATATAACTGACAATTTATAATTACCACACAAGATGACGTCAAGCCAAATGAATCTTGACCAAAAATTCAATTTATTGTTTCTATTATTATAGAATTATTACTCTATTactattcttttttttaggGGGGACTTCATTGAACACCATTGTGTTGTTATGCAGTAATAAGAAATACTCAACATAAAGGTATGATTTTTTGATAGTGATGACAAGACGTCATTTCATTGACCTTCACAGTTGATGCAACCCAGACATAGTACACATACCAACTAACATTAATAGCACAGAGCATAAAAATGTAGCATAGTAAGGAAGCAGCAGCTTTAAGACTGATAATAAACATGGTGGTTGAACCTCAGTGGAATCATTCTAAGCTGCTGTTTAGTGGTTTTTACACagcaaaatgatttaatgggagaggaataatccacGAGTCGACAATGCTAACTGTCAAGATGACATTTTACACGCATCGTACGGTGTATCTGGggtcaatgaaaaaaacatgcagagcCTCAAAGGCAACCAGCACCCACCATGGCGTCACACAATATGTTGGAGGCCTGGTTCAGTTTGTCTTCAGGGACTCCGCTGTGCAACAGAATGGCCTTCAACAAGCTGGTGTGGTTCAGGTAAATGGTATAGTTTCGCTCCTGCACTCGCAAAAGACAAGAGAAGGAGCCCTGATTACACACCGCGTTCACTTGTGACACCGTTACACAGCCACACTCATGTATTCTTAAAGGTCacacacaaagagagagagGCTTGAATAACAGGAACTGTGTGGGACTGAGGCCAAAAACCAGGGTTGCTGAGGTTCATGTGAGGAAAGCTGAAAATGGACTTGGGAGGTGTGGACAGGAAATAGATTGAACTGGAAGGGAGAAACGGAAGTGGCAAACGCAGATTTGctttgaaaacaacaaacagtGTAAATCACACTCAGTGGCATGCAGGGAATGTGTGTGAAAATCAATGAGGAAAAAACAAGGGATTGGAACGGCGTCTTCAGGAAACAAGAGCTTTGTTTAATGCTTCAAGGACAAAGTGTCAAGGATTATTGCCTGTACAGGCAGTCCGACCTGCAGCGCTGGGAATTCCTGGACAATTTCGGAGACTGTGTAAATGGTCTCGGCATCTGGGAGCAGGCTGTTGGTGACGGGCGTGATGATGTCAAACGCACACTCCAGGAGCTCCCGCGGGTGAGCCCGGTCCAGCTTTCTGGGCCGGAACACTCGCTCTATGCTGTACCTGGCAGAGCAAGACATGAGCAGACATGCAACAAGGAGTTGCAAACACTCTGAATAAACCACTTAAAAACATTTATAGAACAAATACTGACTCTACCtgtactactactgctaataatGTATTGCAGGCGGTGACAATATGAGCAATTTGAGTGATACTACACCAAATAGTAATGATAGACGACTTATACAAAGTAAGATTTTATTACTTGTTCTTGAGTATGAATTCATTGGAATCATTTGCAAACTTAACAAGCAATTCCTTTAAGATTCAAATGGATGTGAATGACGTCAACAAACTCTCTGGAACCTTAGACTGAGGGAATGGGAATGTGAAGACCTCACTTTTAGGTTCAAAATGGctttttaattcaacaaaaaaaggtgAGTACTTGCAatacccttttgtcacacatcacacctgacatttGATACTCATATCAATACCATGCCAAAATATTGATGACAATATTTAGATATACAAACACTAAGAAAACAAGTCGTAATATAGTCATACACATGGTTCTACTAATAATGACTGTAATAATACAACAATGAATTatactactgcaaatgtcaatGTATGTTCATTAACAATTCTACTGATAGTTGTGATACTACTGAAGTTACAATAGTAATTATAGTAATAGTACAAATGTTGCTCACACTGATACATGATGACACTAAtggtgaattattattattattattaaaaatgaataacaacaCATCCGCATTAAGGAGATAGCCAGTAAGCCAGTCTAAAAAAGTGAAGTAATTTGGTATAAGTACTgactatttttacattttagctGCACTAGTTTTAAGCTTAACTTTAGAAACCCACCTGTAAGGAAGAATTTATGTTAAGATGTGAAATTGCGTCATGTCATTGCAGCACAAATCACTATCCAGAATATGACTATTCTAAAGACTGATACCAAGGAAGCAGGTCAGAAGTGGAGTCAGAGACCTGCACGGCTGGAATAATGACAGTAAGGAGGACGTTTAAAACCATTACCTCTTCAGCTGCGTTACGTTATTTCGGGCCACAAATCTTGCAAACGCCATCTAGAGTGAACAGAGAAGTGCGGCACTGAGTCGCGTCAGAACTTAGCAAGCTGTAATCAATCACAGTGTGGAAACAAGCATTTAGTCCCCAGGGTTTCCTGAAGTGATTGCTGCCTCTCACTAGAGGTGGCTGTCTGCCTTCGTCCATGCACATAGTTGTGTAATTAAGACTTGGTGTGCGTGCAGGGACACgcacagcttgtgtgtgtgttttgggctTACACGAAGGTCATAAGGCAAAGTCACCAACATGCCACTGTGGTCCATGAAGCAGGCCGGCTCACAGCCCTCGTACAGCTTCCTGTTCCTGGGGAGCAGCAGCGGCGTCTGCAGCCGCACCGCACCTGACGGAACGAGAAGAAACCGCATCTGCATAAGACAACATGAACCACACCTGAAAACAAAACGGCAGAATCAAACCGAGCATAAACAAATAACTCCAGCTGGACATCATCAGCGGTGAGCAGAAAAATACCAGCAGCACCTGCGGAGAATCTGTGGCGCCCAACAGTGCACGTATTGTTTCACCGCCACCCAGAGGAGCAGATGTCGGGGTCTCGGGGCTTTACAGTGGGTCAGGAGTCCAAGCGGACTGCTTGTGCAGTGTACTCACTGTGCTTCTTGAAGATCCTGGTGATTGTCTCATGCACATACTGCTGCAATTTGGCACTGTTGAAACTGAAGGTGCCCTGGAGGGGGAGCAAACAAATAACCTCTGTTAGGAACAGACGGCAGCGAGAAAAGCACTAACAGaccttctgctgctccttcacaGGCTCAAACACAGACATTATTCTGTCACTCATGTTTACAGCGGCACCTAGCTACTGGCATGTAAAAAggttttttcatttcaactcaaGAGTTCTACTGTCCGCAAGAATtggtttcatgacgcctcacaGCAGCTGATACCTTGTGGAGATCGATGTCGTAGGTGAAGTCCATGACAGGCGACGTGTTCTGTGCAAACAGCTGGCCCACCATGGTGCGGTAAGCTTTGCCGATGATGTTGGCCATGGTGTGCTGCAGCACCTCATGCAGCTCTGACTCCTCCATCtgcggcagcggcagcagttcgctcttcagcagctcctgAGCGGTGGGCCGCATCACCGGGTCGTGCTTCAACAGCCACTCGATCACCTTCTTCTGTGGAGGAGTGTCGCCGTCTTCAGACGATGCTGGGTTTACATGAAGGTTTAACATAGGTCACCTGTGTCCCTCGCTCGTACGTGGCGTAGTCTTCAGGGAAACAGATGAGCTCCTGCCcaaaagaaaagcaggaaaTAAATGAGCACAAGTGCAAACAGAATTTACGGCATGAGACTCACCGTTCGTAGCTGACTTAAGACCGTTATACGCTCTGACCCCGTCGTCATCGGCCTGTAGGACATCTCGAACAGGATGATGCCAAGGCTGAACAAATCCACTTTCTGTGAAGATGGAGTCCAAAAAGATCACTGAAATGTTGCACGGTTTAAAGACATATTTCTGATCACCACTACCTGATTGTATGTAGCTTTTGTGTTCCCTTGAACCTCTGGGCTGACGTACAGCGCAGTGCCAACCATCCCTGTCATGTTACCTGAAGTATACAGTCTTGTTAGCCAAAATACTATTAGTTCAAATTTCAATGAATAATATTACCAGTTGGATCCAGTTTGGGTATCAATCCAGAGCCTGTCTCCTCTATTTCTAGTTTACCAGCAGCCTGTCAACaattaataaaaacatatttttccaaCCAAGTAGACGTCAATAAATTCCACATGAAGATTTTTGAAAAATTAATGAATCAGATTTTATTAATGAAACAGGCGGGCAGCATGTAATGCTACAGATATAAATGTGGCTCACCACATTAGCAGGGTGGCCTGTCGCCAAACCAAAATCTCCAATCTTCACATGGTCTTGCGAGTCAAGAAAGATGTTGACAGGTTTCAAGTCCCTGTGAATCATCCCCTAcgtgcaggaaaaaaaaatctgttgagtTTCAAGTAGTGTCGCATCTGACAATGAAAACGCTGAGGACATAAATGAAGACATAACTAAACACGGCGTAACAATAAAGAGCAAGTATAATCCTAaacatttctgtctctgtgtaTTGTGTCTGATTTTTATTCTGGACACTAATTATATTCTATAGTTTAAGATAACTTCATTTAAAGATAAAtcttaaatgtttctttttaaaaaaacatcaggGAATTATCTCACAGCCAAATTCAGGGCTATTCTTACATGCGCTTTGTCACAAAGCATTTCTCATTATATATCATTGAATCGAAACTTGGATTGTGTACTaggggtggtgaggattctcacACTTTCCGACGAAATTCTACATGAAGTGATGCAACTTGGAATTTCCTAGTACCGTCATCAAAAAGAATAAAGaatagaattgtttttttttgttgacaaaactaGATGAAAACAGCCATGGATGACTGATATACAAGTATCAGAAAATAAGACTAAAATGCTCAGATTTTAGACAGATATTGTGTGACAGAAAAGAGTAAGGACATGACTGCAAcgaataaaaacaataacaacagacCAGACAAACACTATGCTTAAAACAGGCCACCAGTAGCAACACCAGTTAGTAGACATCTTAATACTGCACTGTAGATGAGTGCTTATTTGTAAAAGATAAGTTTTTCAGTCACTCAACACAAGGTCTATTCTTACGTACTGTTCATGATTAAATCGTACCTGCTCATGGATGTAGGCAAGGCCGTCCAGGATTTCCCTGAATAGCCGCCATAAACGATTCTGGTCCTGATAAAGACCTTTGTCTATTGTGTCTCTTAAAGTGCTCTTTTCACAGTATTCCATCTGTCGGGAACAGAAGAAGTTATTGCATGTGTggcagtgacatctagtggtagGATCGGGGAGTGAAATGGCAGCTCACTTGTATGTACAGGTAATGAACTATGTAGGGAGACTGGTCCGAGTCTGCGCTCTCCGGCGTCTCTGTAACAGGCTTTTTGTTTGACTCCACCTGCAGGAAAACAGACCCTCAACACGAGAACCTTTCTCATCTATACTCTAGTCAGAAGCTCGAACCTGAGACATCTCGTTGCTTTCGTCTTTTTCAAATACGATGCCGCTGAGTGAGTCACTATCTGAAGGCCTGGAGATAAAAAGAACAGCACTATAGTTTGAGTTTTGCTGAAACAACTTACATTAACTACAAAGTGCTTACATAAAAGAGGCCCcgaaaacatcatcatcatcatcgtcgtcctcctcatcttcatcactcgATTCATTAGCAGCGCATTTTGCGCTGGTGGACCTTTCGATGGAGGTGGACCACTCCACTGAGCTGGACAGGGTGGGAGGCGGAGCGGCGTCCTCCACGTTGTCGGGGATTCCCAGTTCGTTGAGTCGTGGCAGAAGGTTTCTGACAGGTGGGGGTTTGTCCGCGGTGCTCGGCGGCTCAGAGCTGTCTGTGACGCTCAGCGCCCCCGTGGATGGAATCTCACTCCGTTCGATCCAAGCGTTGTAGTAGCGCACAATGTTCTCATGGTTCAGGCGAGACAGCAGCGTGACTTCACCCTTGATGCGCCGGAAATGCTTACTGGCTGGGTTCACTTGGATGCGTTTCACAGCGTAATAGCAACCGTCAAGTTTGTTCTGGACCTATAAGGTAGACAGTAAGAAGACATTTATCAGTATATGCAACCCTGAATGTTAGCGGATTGTAGTGTTGgattatgaggcttcatgaaacagcgccaTCATTTTCAAAACCCACTAAAATCGCACTCTCTActgtaaaatctttggttttaaacaaccattccaatttaaaccgagagcgccacctgctcagctccgaaaatgtggacactgtttcatgaagcctcatcagaccatCACTAGCGGATTGCTATAAACAATGCTAACCTTAATAACAGCACCGAAAGCTCCTTTCCCTAAAAGATGAAGCTCCTCAAACTCATTGAAATAACGGGAAAATTGCCGGTGAACCCCGGAGATGAAAGGAGCGTTGAGGATTTGACTGCGAGGGATGACGGACGACGCAAAGTCCACTGCGATATCTGTGGAAGCAGAAGATATATCAACACAATGAAGGCACCAAGCCACGTGCTTCTTTGCTTCTACCATCTGGGCTGGTGTCCCGGGATTGCAGGAGGTTCTTAGGGGACTGAGGCTTGAGAAAGGAATGTTCCAGAAGCTGCTGAGGCGTCCAGCGTTTGGCATCATCGAGACAGAGACACCTGCAGGCAGATCATATTGGAGAATCACATTCGGTGACACCAGAAATTGCATTCAGCGACATACTGGTGGAGGAAGTCCTGGAAGTCCGTCGGCAGGTTGGAAGGCACCACCACTGGATAGTCCTTCACCTCTTTGCCCTGACTCAGCGCCAGCAGCATCAGCCCCAAGTTCCACACGTCCCCCTTTTTACCCGTTTTCACAGGCATGACTGTTCCCTCAGAGAAGCGCACGTGCGGGTGCTCAAAGATGTCCTCCTTGCAGATGTCGTAGAACCGCTTGGATAAACTATAATCAGTCAACCGTGCGTTACCATTCACGTCCAGCAGCACGCTAGAGGCCCCCAGCTGTTTGTGGACGACAGAGTTGGAGTGCAGGTAGTCGAGGGCGGCCAGCAGCTGGGAGGCGTAGAGGCAGAGCTTGTCGAGGGGAACGGGACTCTGGCTGAGGAGACTTTGGTTCAAGTTGGTCCCAGCGACGTGCTCCAACAGCAGGTGGACCGTCATGCAGTCCTCTCGTTCAGTGGTCAGCAGAGCCATGTACTGGACCAGGTTCGGGTGCTCCAGTTTCAGCAGGGAGTTCAGCTCGTTTTCAGCTGCGTGGATCTAAACCAAAGTGAAGTTTGCTTCGTCAGATCATATCTGATaaactgtattgctgttcagGAGCAACGCAAACTTCATTGATCTCGTTTTATTTGACAAGAAGCACAAAGAGCCGAATAATTTAAAGTCTCAGTATGAGGGAAATATGGCCGAGGCATCACAGCAGCACAACAGAACTCCACAACAGTATTCATGGAGTTGCC comes from the Synchiropus splendidus isolate RoL2022-P1 chromosome 16, RoL_Sspl_1.0, whole genome shotgun sequence genome and includes:
- the eif2ak4 gene encoding eIF-2-alpha kinase GCN2 isoform X1, whose protein sequence is MSCQQPQTHGSDDHWAQQENELEALSSIFGDDFQDLRSKDPWKVKRHPEVYLCLRPNGLNQGQGCYVTVDLQVKCPPTYPDVPPVLELKNAKGLSNENLLTLQSELNKLAEVRCGEVMIYELADHIQGFLSEHNKPPPRSFHEEMLKNQQRQQEKRDLEEQRRIDQRRKQEEEMEKQIMAEIQRREEEKREEKRRKEIAKQERLESIEQPVVNCIVAKSPPTPGNSILDQPEAKRGISSRRRTTSSTRHRRDTLNEDNQRAQELLHFHSSTFGELVVHRGKSLGTSERLGRHVYYGFESNTGDFAVVYEWSLCWNKRMSKFFTSQEKAKLDNCRKQIHAAENELNSLLKLEHPNLVQYMALLTTEREDCMTVHLLLEHVAGTNLNQSLLSQSPVPLDKLCLYASQLLAALDYLHSNSVVHKQLGASSVLLDVNGNARLTDYSLSKRFYDICKEDIFEHPHVRFSEGTVMPVKTGKKGDVWNLGLMLLALSQGKEVKDYPVVVPSNLPTDFQDFLHQCLCLDDAKRWTPQQLLEHSFLKPQSPKNLLQSRDTSPDDIAVDFASSVIPRSQILNAPFISGVHRQFSRYFNEFEELHLLGKGAFGAVIKVQNKLDGCYYAVKRIQVNPASKHFRRIKGEVTLLSRLNHENIVRYYNAWIERSEIPSTGALSVTDSSEPPSTADKPPPVRNLLPRLNELGIPDNVEDAAPPPTLSSSVEWSTSIERSTSAKCAANESSDEDEEDDDDDDDVFGASFMPSDSDSLSGIVFEKDESNEMSQVESNKKPVTETPESADSDQSPYIVHYLYIQMEYCEKSTLRDTIDKGLYQDQNRLWRLFREILDGLAYIHEQGMIHRDLKPVNIFLDSQDHVKIGDFGLATGHPANVAAGKLEIEETGSGLIPKLDPTGNMTGMVGTALYVSPEVQGNTKATYNQKVDLFSLGIILFEMSYRPMTTGSERITVLSQLRTELICFPEDYATYERGTQKKVIEWLLKHDPVMRPTAQELLKSELLPLPQMEESELHEVLQHTMANIIGKAYRTMVGQLFAQNTSPVMDFTYDIDLHKGTFSFNSAKLQQYVHETITRIFKKHSAVRLQTPLLLPRNRKLYEGCEPACFMDHSGMLVTLPYDLRMAFARFVARNNVTQLKRYSIERVFRPRKLDRAHPRELLECAFDIITPVTNSLLPDAETIYTVSEIVQEFPALQERNYTIYLNHTSLLKAILLHSGVPEDKLNQASNILCDAMSEKLTKREVEAKFCNCSLSTNSLQTLFKYIEQKGTLQELAPLLTSLTKQKTAVTQLAKQGLKDLEELMVLLPQLGLKMQVVVNLGLVYKVLHHSGVIFQFVAFIKKRKRTVPDIVAAGGRYDHLILEFRGPASSVPLPSAVGASVALDKVCAAVASMEEPPSVSSCDALVVPVGHSSLSKAINVVQKLWSAGVPADITYDVSQSQDTLLDHCRLAGITCMVLVSDKEGSYVKVRSFEKDRQSEKRIPEVDLVDHIIQKCRTKFFEERNIREIPDGLSLQNPKGSLLNTSGSSEQHGSSGTFNVNVNVISVEKVSASVRRRYETQIQSKLQNLGSNLQNKSNDIEVLAVDLLKETLINFLSLEFDSDEQFNSSVKTLLSRLPKQRYLKSICDAIHDLKITKRVAVVVLYSIKDDYYKTLL
- the eif2ak4 gene encoding eIF-2-alpha kinase GCN2 isoform X2 codes for the protein MSCQQPQTHGSDDHWAQQENELEALSSIFGDDFQDLRSKDPWKVKRHPEVYLCLRPNGLNQGQGCYVTVDLQVKCPPTYPDVPPVLELKNAKGLSNENLLTLQSELNKLAEVRCGEVMIYELADHIQGFLSEHNKPPPRSFHEEMLKNQQRQQEKRDLEEQRRIDQRRKQEEEMEKQIMAEIQRREEEKREEKRRKEIAKQERLESIEQPVVNCIVAKSPPTPGNSILDQPEAKRGISSRRRTTSSTRHRRDTLNEDNQRAQELLHFHSSTFGELVVHRGKSLGTSERLGRHVYYGFESNTGDFAVVYEWSLCWNKRMSKFFTSQEKAKLDNCRKQIHAAENELNSLLKLEHPNLVQYMALLTTEREDCMTVHLLLEHVAGTNLNQSLLSQSPVPLDKLCLYASQLLAALDYLHSNSVVHKQLGASSVLLDVNGNARLTDYSLSKRFYDICKEDIFEHPHVRFSEGTVMPVKTGKKGDVWNLGLMLLALSQGKEVKDYPVVVPSNLPTDFQDFLHQCLCLDDAKRWTPQQLLEHSFLKPQSPKNLLQSRDTSPDDIAVDFASSVIPRSQILNAPFISGVHRQFSRYFNEFEELHLLGKGAFGAVIKVQNKLDGCYYAVKRIQVNPASKHFRRIKGEVTLLSRLNHENIVRYYNAWIERSEIPSTGALSVTDSSEPPSTADKPPPVRNLLPRLNELGIPDNVEDAAPPPTLSSSVEWSTSIERSTSAKCAANESSDEDEEDDDDDDDVFGASFMPSDSDSLSGIVFEKDESNEMSQVESNKKPVTETPESADSDQSPYIVHYLYIQMEYCEKSTLRDTIDKGLYQDQNRLWRLFREILDGLAYIHEQGMIHRDLKPVNIFLDSQDHVKIGDFGLATGHPANVAAGKLEIEETGSGLIPKLDPTGNMTGMVGTALYVSPEVQGNTKATYNQKVDLFSLGIILFEMSYRPMTTGSERITVLSQLRTELICFPEDYATYERGTQKVIEWLLKHDPVMRPTAQELLKSELLPLPQMEESELHEVLQHTMANIIGKAYRTMVGQLFAQNTSPVMDFTYDIDLHKGTFSFNSAKLQQYVHETITRIFKKHSAVRLQTPLLLPRNRKLYEGCEPACFMDHSGMLVTLPYDLRMAFARFVARNNVTQLKRYSIERVFRPRKLDRAHPRELLECAFDIITPVTNSLLPDAETIYTVSEIVQEFPALQERNYTIYLNHTSLLKAILLHSGVPEDKLNQASNILCDAMSEKLTKREVEAKFCNCSLSTNSLQTLFKYIEQKGTLQELAPLLTSLTKQKTAVTQLAKQGLKDLEELMVLLPQLGLKMQVVVNLGLVYKVLHHSGVIFQFVAFIKKRKRTVPDIVAAGGRYDHLILEFRGPASSVPLPSAVGASVALDKVCAAVASMEEPPSVSSCDALVVPVGHSSLSKAINVVQKLWSAGVPADITYDVSQSQDTLLDHCRLAGITCMVLVSDKEGSYVKVRSFEKDRQSEKRIPEVDLVDHIIQKCRTKFFEERNIREIPDGLSLQNPKGSLLNTSGSSEQHGSSGTFNVNVNVISVEKVSASVRRRYETQIQSKLQNLGSNLQNKSNDIEVLAVDLLKETLINFLSLEFDSDEQFNSSVKTLLSRLPKQRYLKSICDAIHDLKITKRVAVVVLYSIKDDYYKTLL